Genomic segment of Bacteroidales bacterium:
TAGCACCTTCGTATTGAATATCACCGTTTTGTTGAACTAATTTTAACTTAGTTTGAGCATTTATTTTGTCTTTTAGAGCTTCAGTAAATACATTACTTAACGAAGGATTGACAAGGGTTGCTTGATTCTGAAAAAAATCAACACTAAATGTTTGTGTATCAGCAGAATATGATGCACCTGAAAAAGTATAATTTATCTTACAAGAAGAGAATCCCACCAAACAAGCAATAATAAAAATCAAATATGTTTTAGTATTCATAAACTACAATTCGTATTCTTTAATTTTTCTGTAAAGTGTTCGTTCGCTAATGCCCAATTCTTGAGCGGCTAATTTTCGTTTTCCGTTATGCTTTTGGAGTGCCTTTTTAATCATTTCTTTTTCTTTTTCTTGTAGCGATAATGTTTCGTCTTCGAGAATTTCAGTATCTTGAATATTTTCGTCAATAGGTATTTTTGTTAAATCAGAATTGGTTATAACATTTACATTCTCTTTATAAATAGGCGCAATATGAGCATTGGCTGTGTGCCCTAATGCACTTTCGTGCATTAACTCGTGAACTTGCTTTTTTAACTCAGCCATATCTTTTCGCATATCGAACAAGATTTGGAATAAAATTTCGCGTTCGGTATTAAAAGTTTTTTGGTCAACAAAATCATTGCTAACAAGTGCGGGCAATTTCGAATTAAAAGCATCGGGTAAATATTTTTTTAAGGTGGACGCGTCTATTTCTCGTTCTTGTTCAATAATAGATATTTGTTCGACAATATTTTTCATTTGACGTACATTACCGGGCCACGAATAGTTGAGCAAAACTTGTTGCGCATCGGGTAAAAAACGCAAAGCCGGCATGCGATATTTTTCAGCAAAATCAGCAGCAAACTTACGAGCTAAGAGCAAAATATCGTCTCCACGTTCGCGTAATGGTGGAATTGTTATTGGAATAGTGCTCAAACGATAGAACAAATCTTCACGAAAACGACCTGTTTGAATAGCTCGATGTAAATCGACATTGGTGGCAGCAACAACTCTCACGTTTGTTTTCTGAGGTGTACTGCTTCCTACTTTAAAAAATTCACCTGTTTCGAGTACTCGCAACAAACGAGCTTGAGTTGCTAAAGGCATTTCGGCAACCTCATCTAAAAAAATCGTTCCTTTATCGGCGACTTCAAAATAACCTTTACGTTTATCGGTAGCACCTGTAAACGAACCTTTTTCGTGACCAAACAGTTCAGAATCGATGGTTCCTTCAGGTATTGCACCACAGTTTACCGCAATATATACATTGTGTTTACGAGGACTAAATTGATGTATAATTTGTGGAAATACTTCTTTACCGGTTCCACTTTCACCGGTTATTAATACACTCAACTCCGTTGAGGCGACTTGTACAGCAACTTCAATTGCCCTATTTAAAGCAGGCGCATTACCTATAATACCAAAACGGTTTTTTATGGTTTGTAATTCCATTCAATCTATTTTAAAACTGACAAAATTACAAATTATTGACAAAAAAGCATGTTTTTAAAGTAAAATTTTTAGCAAAGTCCGAATGCTTAATCCAATAATAATCACCCCCACTAAATACATTGCCCAACGACTATTTATTTTATGACAAAGAAAGGCAGCTAAAGGAGCAGCCAAAATTCCGCCTAAAAGCAAACCTAAAATAATAGTCCAATGCTTAATACCAATTATCATCGTAAAAATGCTTGATGATGCAATGGTAACTAAAAACTCAGCTGCATTCACCGTACCTATGGTAATTTTTGGATCTTTACCTGTTCCTACTAAGGTGGTGGTAACTACAGGTCCCCATCCCCCACCACCCGATGCATCAACAAAACCACCAATTAAACCTAAAATCGAATATTTTTTAAACTTTTTTGAGTCGATGTTAATCTTTTTATAAGCTTTGTATATTATTCTAACTCCCATTAAAAACAAGTAAATAGTAATGTATGGCTTTAACAAATTGCCATCGAAAGATGACAAAAAATACGCACCCAAAATAGCTCCTATTACACCCGGTAAAGCTAATTGCAGAAACAACTGTTTATCAACATTTTTAAACTTCCAATGCGATAAACCAGAAATACCCGAAGTAAAAATTTCGGCTGTATGAACGCTTGCACTTGATATTATTGGCGAGACTCCAGTTGAGATTAGAAAACTTGTAGAGCTTACACCATAAGCCATTCCTAATGTCCCATCAATAAGCTGTGCAAAAAAGCCAACCAAAATATAGAGGTAGATATGAGTAGAAAAATTTTGTGCTAAAAACATTTTAAAATCCACATAGCTTATCACACCAAACACATATATCAATAAAAAAACAGAGATCGCTAACAAAGCGAACAAAATACCGGTCAACATAGCATACCATTGCCATAATGATTTTAATGTAATATTTTTTTCGGTCATTTTTTTTTGCAAATATACACCATTTCTCTATATATTATATAGACTTTTAATAAAATTATTAAGGCATTTAGTAATGAATCATTTTTTCATTTGTAATAAAACTTTTACCTTTACCATTGAGAACTTTTATGTATCTATAAATGAAAACTATTGGTATTTTAACATTATTTCTTTTTACTACCATGCTTGCTGTATCACAACGCTACACTATTAGTGGTTACATTAGCGATGTAAAAACCGGCGAAAAACTTATAGCAGCTTCCGTTTATGATACCATTAGTAAAAAAGGAGCAATTACCAATAATTATGGTTTTTATAGCCTAACGCTTCCCGAAGGCAAGGTAGCACTTATTGTTTCGTATGTAGGCTATTCGCTAAAAACTGATGTATTTGAACTTAAGAGTAATATTGTAAAAAACATAATGCTCAATCCAACAATTGAATTAAAAGAGGTTGAAATAGTTGCCGAACGAGCAAAACATGTAGAATCGAGCCAAATGAGCATGACACAAATCCCTATTCAAACCATAAAATCGTTGCCTGTATTTTTCAGCGAAGCCGATATACTAAAAACCATTCAGCTATTGCCCGGTGTACAATCGGGAGGCGAAGGAACATCAGGGTTATACGTACGCGGAGGAGGACCTGACCAAAATTTAATCCTGCTCGATGGAGTGCCGGTTTATAATTGCGATCATCTTTTTGGCTTTTTCTCTGTATTTAATTCCGATGCTATTCAAAATGTTACCTTAATCAAGGGTGGATTCCCTGCCCGCTACGGAGGTCGTTTATCGTCAGTGCTCGATATTCGAATGAAAGAAGGTAACCTAAACGAATATCATGGCACATTCTCCATTGGCTTAATATCTTCTAAATTTATGATGGAAGGACCGTTGATCAAGAAAAAATCTTCGTTTGTAGTATCGGCACGCAGAACCTACATCGACATTTTGGCACAACCCATTATCCGTTCTGCCGGTGATGGAACTTCCGGAGGATATTACTTCTACGATGTTAATACTAAGCTCAACTATATTTTTAGCGACACCAACCGTTTATTTTTAAGTATATATTTAGGAAATGATAAAGCTTATTCAAAAATAAAAGACCAATACAACGATAATGGAATTAATTATGAAAACAAAGAAAAAGCTTCGTTGAGTTGGGGCAATATAATAACCGCTCTTCGTTGGAACCATTTGTTCACACCTAAGCTTTTTAGCAATGTTACTGCAACTTTTAGTCGCTATCGTTTTCAGGTAGGCATGGAAAGTAATACTCAACAAAACAACAATGGAAGCATTTCAAAATCGTCGTTTGCATATAAATATTTTTCGGGAATATATGATTTTGCTGGTAAGATAGACTTCGATTACCATCCATCGCCCAACCACAATATTATTTTTGGAGCATCGGAAATCTATCACACCTTTTCGCCCGGTGTAAATGTATTTAAAGGGGAAGAAAACAACGACCCCACTACAAAAATTGATACCAGCTTTGGCAATTCCAATATTTTTGCACACGAAATTGCCTTATTTATAGAAGATGATATCACCATTAACGCCCTTTTAAAGGCTAATATTGGAATTCATCAAAGCATGTTTTTGGTGCGCAATAAATTTTATTCTAACACCCAACCGCGTCTATCGCTCCGCTATTTGATGCACGAAAAATGGTCGCTCAAAGCTGCGTATTCGCAAATGAATCAATACATCAACCTGCTAAGCAATAGCGGCATTGGTTTGCCAACCGACTTATGGCTACCCTCTACCAACCGCATTAAACCTCAAGCCTCTCAGCAATGGGCATTAGGAATATTTAATGTCCCAGCCAAGGGATTTGAAGCTAGCATCGAAGGCTATTACAAAACAATGAAGAATCTTATAGAATACAAAGAGGGTGCAACCTTTTTCTCCGAAGGCGAATCGTGGGAAGATAAAATCGAAATGGGCAATGGTTGGGCATACGGAGCAGAGTTTTTTTTTAAAAAAAACAAAGGAAAAACAACAGGATGGATTGGCTACACCCTTGCATGGTCGTGGCGTAAATTCGAAAAACTTAATTTTGGCAAATCATTCCCCTACCGATACGACCGCAGACACGACATTAGTATAGCCATAACTCATTTCATTAACGAAAAAATCGACATCGGGGTTGTTTGGGTTTATGGCACGGGAAATGCCGTATCATTGCCCATTGAGCAATATCCAATGCTTGAATTTCCATCTATGCCACAAAATGGATATTATTATGAACCAAATATGGTCGAATATTATGATGGCAGAAACGGATTCAGAATGCCGCCTTATCATCGCCTCGACCTTAGCTTTAATATGCACAAAAAACTAAAAAGAGCCGAACGCACGTGGAGTATTGGCATTTACAACGTTTATAATCGCAAAAATCCCTATTATCTATACTTTAGTTACGACGAACAAGGCAATAAACGATTAACACAAATAAGCTTGTTCCCAATTATTCCATCATTTTCGTATAATTTAACATTTTAATATAAAAAGCCATGAGAACCAATGCTAACCAACCGAAAAAGACATTATCACTCACCAATAAGCCTTGCTCTTCATTCGAATGGCGTATTATATCTCTTCATAATGACATGAACCTTAATTTTAGAAATAAAAATAATTGCAGATGAAAACAACACTTATGAAAATTATAACATTATTGACCATTTTGCCATTTTTTATGGCATGCAAAAAATACCTCGATATGGATATTATCGATAAAGGCCGTAAACCGGTTGTAAATGCATTGTTTATAGTCGATTCAGTACCTTCAGCAACTGTATTTCAAAGTACTCATATTTTAGATCCGGCGGAAAGCAATAATATTACAAATGCAAAATTTATAGCTATATACAATCATCAAGTTTTTGATACATTATACTTTTCAAACACTTTAAATCAATATATAAGTTACAATCACATTATTCAAAGTAATGAAAAAATAAAAATACAGGTTGAAACAAATGTAGGAACCGTCGAATCAGAAATAACCACCCCTACCAAAATCCAATTTAATTCAGCTGACACCTTCCCTTATTATGGAAACTCAAGTACACGACAAGGTACCGAAATAAAATTAAGCTTTAACGATCCTTCGGCTACAAAAGATTATTACATTATTTATACTCTTATGGGCAATTATATTAACGCAACAGGGTATAATGGTAACGACCCTTCTATTGAAGAATTAAATAATCACCTTTTTATAGAAGACCTAACATTTAACGGCAAGCAAAAAAATATTTCGCTTATTTTTTACAACAATTTTGATGAATACATGTCAAATACACTTTGTATTTATTTGATGCATGTAGATGAACATTATTACAAATATGCATATTCGGCATATAAACAACAGAATACAGGAATTTCACCTTTTTCAGAACCTGTTATGGTTTATAATAATATAAAAAACGGATATGGAATTTTTGGAACAGCAGCCATTAGCGTCATAAACATTAATTTTTAAATTGGTACTTTCTATTTATCATTATAAGTCATTGATTGAATAAATTTATTTGATTATTGACGCCTTTAAAACTTTTCGATATGTGAGCTAACTAAATTTTATAAAGAACTCATTAAATATTAAAATTATCAAACAAATAGTGGACAAAAAAACGAGTACTGAACTCTTTTTTTTTTCATAAATAAATCATCGATATAAAACTTGAAAAAATAACAACTTCTCATATTCAATTCATTTATAAATCGTATGTTTTCGATATTAGTTTACAAACAAATATGAGCTTTAAAATAGAATCTTAAGCTTAACAATTGAATTAAAATTTACATAAAACTATTTTTAAATTTTCAAATTAAAACATACCTTTGCTATTATAAAAACAGAATAATTATGGGAAAAATAAATATGAATTTAGACAATCTTGATGCCGTTTTGTCTGAAAAATTAAACGAAGCTCAAAAAGCCAAAGCAAAAACCATATTTTTAAAAAAATTAGCAGAATTATCGCATAAATATTATAAAGGTAAAATAGTAACGATGCCAAAAGCCCCAGTTCCGGGTTTTAATTGGTTTAATGTTTGGTACACACCGGGCGTTTCAGTAGTGTCAACCAGCATTCGTGACAATAACGATGCTTCATTCGATTTAACTAACCGTGGCAATTTAGTTGCCGTAGTTAGCGATTCAACCCGCGTATTA
This window contains:
- a CDS encoding DUF4249 domain-containing protein; the encoded protein is MKTTLMKIITLLTILPFFMACKKYLDMDIIDKGRKPVVNALFIVDSVPSATVFQSTHILDPAESNNITNAKFIAIYNHQVFDTLYFSNTLNQYISYNHIIQSNEKIKIQVETNVGTVESEITTPTKIQFNSADTFPYYGNSSTRQGTEIKLSFNDPSATKDYYIIYTLMGNYINATGYNGNDPSIEELNNHLFIEDLTFNGKQKNISLIFYNNFDEYMSNTLCIYLMHVDEHYYKYAYSAYKQQNTGISPFSEPVMVYNNIKNGYGIFGTAAISVININF
- a CDS encoding TonB-dependent receptor, whose amino-acid sequence is MKTIGILTLFLFTTMLAVSQRYTISGYISDVKTGEKLIAASVYDTISKKGAITNNYGFYSLTLPEGKVALIVSYVGYSLKTDVFELKSNIVKNIMLNPTIELKEVEIVAERAKHVESSQMSMTQIPIQTIKSLPVFFSEADILKTIQLLPGVQSGGEGTSGLYVRGGGPDQNLILLDGVPVYNCDHLFGFFSVFNSDAIQNVTLIKGGFPARYGGRLSSVLDIRMKEGNLNEYHGTFSIGLISSKFMMEGPLIKKKSSFVVSARRTYIDILAQPIIRSAGDGTSGGYYFYDVNTKLNYIFSDTNRLFLSIYLGNDKAYSKIKDQYNDNGINYENKEKASLSWGNIITALRWNHLFTPKLFSNVTATFSRYRFQVGMESNTQQNNNGSISKSSFAYKYFSGIYDFAGKIDFDYHPSPNHNIIFGASEIYHTFSPGVNVFKGEENNDPTTKIDTSFGNSNIFAHEIALFIEDDITINALLKANIGIHQSMFLVRNKFYSNTQPRLSLRYLMHEKWSLKAAYSQMNQYINLLSNSGIGLPTDLWLPSTNRIKPQASQQWALGIFNVPAKGFEASIEGYYKTMKNLIEYKEGATFFSEGESWEDKIEMGNGWAYGAEFFFKKNKGKTTGWIGYTLAWSWRKFEKLNFGKSFPYRYDRRHDISIAITHFINEKIDIGVVWVYGTGNAVSLPIEQYPMLEFPSMPQNGYYYEPNMVEYYDGRNGFRMPPYHRLDLSFNMHKKLKRAERTWSIGIYNVYNRKNPYYLYFSYDEQGNKRLTQISLFPIIPSFSYNLTF
- a CDS encoding sulfite exporter TauE/SafE family protein gives rise to the protein MLTGILFALLAISVFLLIYVFGVISYVDFKMFLAQNFSTHIYLYILVGFFAQLIDGTLGMAYGVSSTSFLISTGVSPIISSASVHTAEIFTSGISGLSHWKFKNVDKQLFLQLALPGVIGAILGAYFLSSFDGNLLKPYITIYLFLMGVRIIYKAYKKINIDSKKFKKYSILGLIGGFVDASGGGGWGPVVTTTLVGTGKDPKITIGTVNAAEFLVTIASSSIFTMIIGIKHWTIILGLLLGGILAAPLAAFLCHKINSRWAMYLVGVIIIGLSIRTLLKILL